The Methanosarcina barkeri str. Wiesmoor DNA segment GGAAATTGACCAGTTCAGGGTCATGACTGACTTCTAAGCAGGTTTAAGAATTTCTCGAAAAAAGGTTGCTGAAAATCTATTGCCGAAAATCTACTGCTAAAAACCTACCGCTAAAGGGGAAAACCATGCAGTGATTTCGGCAGAAACTTTTAGAGAAAGCGTCGAAATTCATGCTTTCCATTTATTTTTACTTTTCAAGAGGGGATTTTTTTGGGTTTACCATTCATTGTATTGAACTATAAGACTTATTTACAGGGTACAGGTCAGGGAGCAATGGAAATTGCAAAGGCCTGTAAAGCTGTATCCGAAGAGTCAGGTGTCGAGATAGCAGTAGCCCCGCAGCTTCCGGATATTTACAGGGTAGCCTCGGAAGTTGCGCTCCCGGTCTTCTCGCAGCATCTGGATGGGATAGGAGCAGGAAGCTTCACAGGCCACGTTTTTGGAAAATGCATAAAAGAGGCAGGTGCTGTAGGGACTCTGATCAACCACTCTGAAAAGCGTCTGACCCTTGCAGAGATTGAGGCATCGCTAAAGGCTGCAAAGGAATTCGGGCTCAGGTCAATTATCTGCACTAATAATGTCCCGACAACTGCAGCAGCGGCAGTCCTGGGGCCGGATTATGTTGCAATCGAGCCTCCCGAACTTATAGGGAGCGGAATCCCTGTCTCAAAAGCTGACCCTGAGGTTGTTAGCGGTTCGGTTGAGGCGGTTGCAAAAATTAATCCAAGGGTAAAGGTACTCTGTGGAGCCGGGATTTCCAAAGGTGAAGATCTAAGGGCAGCTCTTGACCTTGGTTCTCAAGGCGTGCTTCTGGCATCTGGAATTGTGAAAGCCACAGACCCAAAAGCCGCACTTGAAGACCTTATCCGTCTGATTTAAGTTTTGTTTTCTTGAATTTCAGGTTGAGCTCTGGTATTTGCCTTCAGGTACTTGGTAAGAGGTTTTACTGCTCTTTCATCTCCAATGTCAATTAGCAGAAATACGGAGTTCTCCCTGATATTCTTGTTTTCACTACTCAGGCCTCTTATTAGAGGTTCCACTGCTTCTTCTTTTCTATCAATGAGGATCGTTGAAGCGCAGTCTCTTACTTTTTTGTTATTATCTCCCAAAGCTTTGACAAGTGTTTCAGTTGCTTTTTCGTCTTTTATCTCTCCTAAAGCATTAACAGCAGAGATTCGAATTCTGGAGTTGTCGTCCTCAAGAGCTTTCTTAAGAGTTCCAATTGCTTTTGGGTCATTTATTTTACCCAGAGCTTCTAAAGCAGTGCATCTTAGTGTTTCATTTCCATCTATTGCAGCACTATTGAGCACGTCCACGGCTGTGGCATCACCTATATTTCCAAGAGCCCATGCTGAAGCGACTCTCACATTTTCGTCTCCATCTTGTAGTCCTACAGTTAAAGATTTCACTGCTTTTTGGTCCCCTATTGCTCCCAGAGAAAGAGCTGCATTTCGCCGTACTTCGGGATTTTCATCGGATAGTATCTGGGTCAGGGGTTTAACTGCCTTCGGGCTTCCGATTTCTCCCAGAGCAAGGACTGCGCAACTTTTTATTGAATCGTTTTCATTCAAAGCCATGATAAGGGGTTCTACTGCTCTTTTATCCCCGATTTTTCCTAAGGAAATGGCACTACACTCTTTCACATTGTCGTATTTATCCACTTTCAAGGCAAGTGATAAGGGTTCTACTGCCTTTTTGTTTCCAATTTCTCCAAGAGAAAAGGCTGCACAGGCTTTTGTCTCATTGCAGTCTTTGACCAGTATTTCAATAAGAGGTTCGATAGAACTTTTTTCTCTCATTCCTCCCAGTGCAAGTATAGAACTGACTCTCACATAACTCTCTTCACGTTTTAATGCCCCTAAGAGTTTCTCTGACGCTTTTTTATCTTCAGGATTAACTCCGGAAGCCTCTTCGTATTTTTTTATGTTTTGCGGGTCTGCTTCCAGTGCATTGATGAGGGGTTTTGTTTCTGAGTTTCCAATCTCTTCAAAGGCTTTTGCTACTTCCTTCCGGAAGTTCAGGTCTTTTTCTTCTACAACTTTCTGGAGAGTTTGGTCTACTTTTTCATCACCTTTTTTTTCAGTGAATTCAGCAGAAGTTTCTGTTTTTTCTTTAAACAGTTCCTCAAGTCCTGGAACAGCTTTCTCGTCTCCAATTTCAATAAGTGTAAAAACAATATATTTTCTAACAGTCCTATTCTGGTTCTCAAGAGATTTTATCAAATCAGGAACTGCAGGTTCTCCTATTTCTACAAGAGCTCTGGCACAGCCCAGCCTTGTTTCTTCATTTTCAGCCGAGAGATTTTGAATGAGAGGTTTTATTGCTCTTTTATCTCTTATATTTCCAAGAGCCCAGGCGGCTGTACAGCTTGTATATGTATCATTATCTGAAAGGGCTTCTATAAGGGGTTCAACTGCTGGTTTTCCGATTCCAACAAGAATATCACCAGCATACTGCTTGACGTCATTATTTTTATCCTTTAATGCCTGGACAATCGGTTTGGTGTTTCTGTCTCCTGTTTCTTCGAGTGTTTGTACAGTCAGATTTCTGACTTTTTGGTCAGGGTCTTTTAACTGCTGGACTAGAGCTCCTATTGATTCTTTTTCTCCTATTTTTCCAAGAGATTCCACGACAAGACTCCTTACTTCAGGATCTTCATCTGAAAGAGCACTTATCAGGGCTTTTTCGGCTCTCTGATCCCCAATTTCTCCCAATTCAACAGCTGCAGTACAGCGGACGTCTTTATCTTTATCCGAAAGGGCCTTAATCAGGGCTTCTGTTGCTTTCTCTTCTCGGAGTTCTCCGAGAGCTACAATGGCTTTCTTTCTTGTCTCTCTGTCTTCGTCATTCAATGCTTTTATCAGGGGTTCAGTGGCTTTTTTATCCCCTATCTTTCCGAGGGCTTCCACAGTGTTCCTTCGAACTTTTCCGTCCTCGTCTGAAAGGGCCTTAATCAGAGACTCTTCGGCTTCTTCTCCCCCAAGTTTTCCTAGAGCTTCGGCTGCACTGGACCTTACCTCACTGTTATTATCTTCGAGACTCAGGCAGAGGGCCTCAACAATTTTCTCATTTTCTACCTTTCCTGAGAATAAGGTACCTCCCCAGCCATCTTCCTCTGAAGAAGAACCTGCCTTTTCAATTTCTCCAAGAGCCCAGGCTGAATTGGAGCGCACTCTTTCATCTTCATCTGAAAGTGCCTGAATTAGTTGTTTTTCTGCTCTCTGGCTTCTTGCATTACCAAGTGCTAGAGCTGCACTGCTTCTAACCTTCGGGTCTTCGTCCTTCAAAAGCTTTATTATGGCTTTTTCTGCTTCTTGTCCACCAATATTTCCAAGAGCCAGAGCGGTTTCACACCTTGTTTCCGGGTTTTCGGAGTCGATAACTTCTATAAGAGGAGTTACAGCTTCTTCTCCCATTTCTTCCAGGGCAAATCTGGCTTCCTTTCTGGAGTCTATATCATCGTTTCCTAATGCCTTTATCAGAGGCTCTATAGCTTGTTGAGTTTCTGACTCATTCATATCTAAAATGGTTGTTTCATTGAGGTTTTCATCGTTGCCTTCGCTGATCCCGGAAGCAACTCCAATCAGTGTCAGTGTGGGAGGTTTTATATCCTGTTGAGTTTCTGACTTATTCATATCTAAAATGGTTGTTTCATTGGGGTTTTCATTGTTGCCTTCGCTGATCCCGGAAGCAACTCCAACAAGTGTCAGTGTGAATAGTAACAGTACGATTTTAGGCACTGAGGGATTCATATTTTATACCGTTTCCATAAATTCGATATCAGTTTGATTTTGAAGTTTAGAGCTTTAAATTTGTGTAGGGATTCTCTTAAACAGGAAATCTTGCTTAACGTTAAATGAATAGCTTGATACATTTTTAGTATATATTTAGTTTTTTGCAATTTACTTTTGTTAATTTTTGCAAAATAAATTTTCAGGAATTTACATTCTTACCGGGGGCAGGTACTTGATAAGTAATACACTTGGGTGATGGTAAGTGATGAATTTAAGGAATTATAGAGAAATTTTAAGAACCTCCATAGTGTTATTCATTACTCTAATTTTTACTTTATTAGTTGTGGCTAAAAAATTGTTAATTATTACAATATGTTATGAAAAAATACTTTTTAAGAATCCATACTGGAAAATCTGTCCTCAAACATTCGATAGCAATATGTTGCTGGCAAGTATTTCCAGCTTCCAGAAAGCGTCTTTGAGAGCCTCTTCAATTCCATGACTGCTATAGATATCTTTTAAGTATTTTTCAGGTTTTTACCTTTTTTCAAAGATTGAAAAATGTCAGGCAATTAACGGCTAGAGACGCAATTAACGGCTAGAGACTTCGCCAGGAAAGCCGTGTTGTTTTAAACTAACAGTTCTGTTGCTTTACTGAAAACTAACTTTTAAATGATTTTGAATATATCAGAGATGCTTCTTCCGACTAGCTAATGATAAAGTAGTTAAACTATTCTGGTATTTGGGTAAGAACCGTTAATCTTTCGGCTAAAAGTTCCTTCCAGGGAACGAAAATTAAAAGTACTTTTCCAATCTAACCTTTATGTACTAATTCTGAAAAATCTATATTATGAAGGCTTCTACGGAGTTTAAATTCAGTGTGTTTCAATTTCTGTATACTTTCCTTTATACCCTTTCCGGCAATGTCTAGAAAGTTCTGTGATTCCAATTGCTTATGTGTTTCTCATGTTTTTGTGATGAATGTTAATATTATCAAAGGGAAAATATATCTCTTCTAAAAATTAATTTTACTGGCATCGTTTTTTCAAAAGTGTTACATACTCTTTGGAATAACTATCCACAAAAGCACAATTCTGGAAGCAATCAAGTCTCTCAATT contains these protein-coding regions:
- the tpiA gene encoding triose-phosphate isomerase, whose protein sequence is MGLPFIVLNYKTYLQGTGQGAMEIAKACKAVSEESGVEIAVAPQLPDIYRVASEVALPVFSQHLDGIGAGSFTGHVFGKCIKEAGAVGTLINHSEKRLTLAEIEASLKAAKEFGLRSIICTNNVPTTAAAAVLGPDYVAIEPPELIGSGIPVSKADPEVVSGSVEAVAKINPRVKVLCGAGISKGEDLRAALDLGSQGVLLASGIVKATDPKAALEDLIRLI
- a CDS encoding HEAT repeat domain-containing protein — translated: MNPSVPKIVLLLFTLTLVGVASGISEGNNENPNETTILDMNKSETQQDIKPPTLTLIGVASGISEGNDENLNETTILDMNESETQQAIEPLIKALGNDDIDSRKEARFALEEMGEEAVTPLIEVIDSENPETRCETALALGNIGGQEAEKAIIKLLKDEDPKVRSSAALALGNARSQRAEKQLIQALSDEDERVRSNSAWALGEIEKAGSSSEEDGWGGTLFSGKVENEKIVEALCLSLEDNNSEVRSSAAEALGKLGGEEAEESLIKALSDEDGKVRRNTVEALGKIGDKKATEPLIKALNDEDRETRKKAIVALGELREEKATEALIKALSDKDKDVRCTAAVELGEIGDQRAEKALISALSDEDPEVRSLVVESLGKIGEKESIGALVQQLKDPDQKVRNLTVQTLEETGDRNTKPIVQALKDKNNDVKQYAGDILVGIGKPAVEPLIEALSDNDTYTSCTAAWALGNIRDKRAIKPLIQNLSAENEETRLGCARALVEIGEPAVPDLIKSLENQNRTVRKYIVFTLIEIGDEKAVPGLEELFKEKTETSAEFTEKKGDEKVDQTLQKVVEEKDLNFRKEVAKAFEEIGNSETKPLINALEADPQNIKKYEEASGVNPEDKKASEKLLGALKREESYVRVSSILALGGMREKSSIEPLIEILVKDCNETKACAAFSLGEIGNKKAVEPLSLALKVDKYDNVKECSAISLGKIGDKRAVEPLIMALNENDSIKSCAVLALGEIGSPKAVKPLTQILSDENPEVRRNAALSLGAIGDQKAVKSLTVGLQDGDENVRVASAWALGNIGDATAVDVLNSAAIDGNETLRCTALEALGKINDPKAIGTLKKALEDDNSRIRISAVNALGEIKDEKATETLVKALGDNNKKVRDCASTILIDRKEEAVEPLIRGLSSENKNIRENSVFLLIDIGDERAVKPLTKYLKANTRAQPEIQENKT